From the Acidobacteriota bacterium genome, one window contains:
- a CDS encoding archease gives METERYRILPHTADGKFQAYGRTLGEAFGNAALALASLMWDWRRVEPKVRRRVRVDGMDREQLLVKFLGEIVFLFEARRFLLGRVDEVEIRPGSGRLSLEAVLAGETLSARHELHGGVKAVTYHDLRIEERGGFTVQVVVDM, from the coding sequence ATGGAGACGGAACGCTACCGGATCCTGCCCCACACCGCCGACGGCAAGTTCCAGGCCTACGGCCGGACCCTCGGGGAGGCCTTCGGGAACGCGGCCCTGGCTCTGGCTTCCCTGATGTGGGATTGGCGCCGGGTCGAGCCCAAGGTCCGGCGCCGGGTCCGCGTCGACGGCATGGACCGGGAACAGCTGCTGGTCAAGTTCCTCGGCGAGATCGTCTTTCTTTTCGAAGCCCGCCGGTTCCTTCTCGGCCGGGTGGACGAGGTCGAGATCAGGCCCGGCTCCGGGCGCCTCAGCCTCGAAGCCGTCCTGGCCGGAGAGACCCTGTCCGCCCGCCACGAACTCCACGGCGGCGTCAAGGCGGTGACCTACCACGACCTCAGGATCGAGGAGCGCGGCGGCTTCACGGTCCAAGTTGTCGTGGACATGTGA
- the purQ gene encoding phosphoribosylformylglycinamidine synthase subunit PurQ, whose amino-acid sequence MKFGVVQFPGSNCDFDALHALKDVMKRPTVMLWHKDHDLQGVDCVVLPGGFSYGDYLRSGAIARFSPLMQEVKAFARGGGRVLGICNGFQILLELGLLPGAMLRNKNLKFLCQHVHVRIEDARTDFTRAGRKGQVLRIPIAHFDGNYYAPARTLAEIERNGQVVFRYCDPGGNVTAEANINGSLGNIAGIRNREGNVLGLMPHPERAAESLLGSRDGRTIFESLILSIERGRPARRPAPRKKVRHDR is encoded by the coding sequence ATGAAGTTCGGCGTCGTCCAATTCCCCGGCTCCAACTGCGACTTCGACGCGCTCCACGCCCTGAAGGACGTGATGAAGCGCCCGACGGTCATGCTCTGGCACAAGGACCACGACCTCCAGGGCGTCGACTGCGTCGTCCTGCCGGGCGGGTTCTCCTACGGCGACTACCTCCGCTCGGGGGCCATCGCCCGCTTCTCCCCGCTCATGCAGGAGGTCAAGGCCTTCGCCCGCGGCGGCGGCCGCGTCCTGGGCATCTGCAACGGCTTCCAGATCCTGCTCGAGCTCGGCCTCCTGCCCGGGGCCATGCTCCGGAACAAGAACCTCAAGTTCCTCTGCCAGCACGTCCACGTCCGGATCGAGGACGCCCGGACGGACTTCACCCGGGCCGGACGAAAGGGCCAGGTCCTGCGCATCCCCATCGCCCACTTCGACGGCAACTACTACGCCCCGGCCCGGACGCTGGCCGAGATCGAGCGGAACGGCCAGGTCGTTTTCCGCTACTGCGATCCCGGCGGCAACGTCACCGCCGAGGCCAACATCAACGGCTCCCTCGGCAACATCGCCGGCATCCGGAACAGGGAGGGCAACGTCCTCGGCCTGATGCCCCACCCGGAGCGGGCCGCGGAGTCCCTGCTCGGCAGCCGGGACGGCCGGACGATCTTCGAGTCCCTCATCCTCAGCATCGAGCGGGGCCGGCCGGCCCGGCGCCCCGCCCCCCGCAAGAAGGTCCGCCATGATCGATAA
- the purN gene encoding phosphoribosylglycinamide formyltransferase, which translates to MDEAVFRSPRKKGRVAVLLSGRGSNFMAIREAAARGAVNAEIALVLSNKADAPGLLKAREWGLETLFLDPKLFASREDYDRAIIAEVEKRRIDLVCLAGYMRVLTPALCDAFRNRIFNIHPALLPAFPGLHVQQRAIDWGVRFSGCTVHFVAAEVDMGPIILQACVPVLQDDTEETLAARILVEEHKIYPESVKLYFEGRLEVRGRRVFILGPGA; encoded by the coding sequence ATGGACGAAGCCGTCTTCCGCAGCCCGCGCAAGAAGGGCCGCGTCGCCGTCCTGCTGTCCGGCCGGGGCTCGAACTTCATGGCCATCCGCGAGGCCGCGGCCCGCGGCGCCGTCAACGCCGAGATCGCCCTGGTCCTTAGCAACAAGGCCGACGCCCCGGGCCTGCTCAAGGCCCGGGAATGGGGGCTCGAGACCCTCTTCCTCGATCCCAAGCTCTTCGCTTCCCGCGAAGACTACGACCGGGCGATCATCGCCGAGGTCGAGAAGCGGCGGATCGACCTCGTCTGCCTGGCCGGCTACATGCGGGTCCTGACGCCGGCCCTGTGCGACGCCTTCAGGAACCGCATCTTCAACATCCACCCGGCCCTCCTCCCCGCCTTTCCCGGCCTCCATGTCCAGCAGAGGGCTATCGATTGGGGCGTCCGCTTCTCGGGCTGCACGGTCCACTTCGTGGCCGCCGAGGTCGACATGGGCCCGATCATCCTCCAGGCCTGCGTCCCGGTGCTCCAGGACGACACGGAGGAGACGCTGGCGGCCCGCATCCTCGTCGAGGAGCACAAGATCTATCCCGAGTCCGTCAAGCTCTATTTCGAGGGCCGGCTCGAGGTCCGGGGCCGCCGCGTGTTCATCCTCGGGCCCGGGGCCTGA
- the purS gene encoding phosphoribosylformylglycinamidine synthase subunit PurS: MKVRILVSFKDSVLDPQGQTVKNALHTMGYAAVTDVRQGKVFELDLEGVTRKEAEDLVPEISRRVLANPIIEKFDWEIIKGR, from the coding sequence ATGAAAGTACGGATCCTCGTTTCGTTCAAGGACAGCGTCCTCGACCCCCAGGGCCAGACCGTCAAGAACGCTCTCCACACGATGGGCTACGCCGCGGTCACGGACGTCCGCCAGGGCAAGGTCTTCGAGCTCGACCTCGAAGGCGTCACCCGGAAGGAGGCCGAGGACCTGGTCCCCGAGATCTCCCGCCGGGTCCTGGCCAATCCCATCATCGAGAAGTTCGATTGGGAAATCATCAAGGGCCGCTGA
- a CDS encoding FAD-dependent thymidylate synthase, with the protein MKVVLAGYNVDSVVLDELKRNSPTRQDATPETLSASYARISRDPRPVDELRAAARAEVDRSRRSNQAIIFRMGHHSVAEHAVFNFDVIGVSRLAIEEIERFRLMSFTEKSQRYITLGEDFVVPEEVRRAGLEGIFTGAVRAQNALYHKLYARLKPFVFAKHAGAAADPRNHAVLDGWAKEDARYVVSLATEGQLGLTANARSLELVIRRFAAKGLAELRELNARLYDLAKEAAPSIILFTDPSPFDAETYDDLAGAAAAWGEPGRRPARRRRASAPGVVLAGAPADGDQRVIAALLHSVTRWPYRECLDRAGRARPAARRDIVRRALARMEFYDFPPREFEHADLVYDLVLSASCFAQLKRHRMATLTWQRYDPGLGVTVPPSVREAGGEKDFLEVIDRTNETHARLEKEIGPAADYVLTNAHRRRALLKLNVRELYHVSRLRQDESAQWEIRGLAAAMSRQAARVMPLACLLIGGKDAYPGIYAKVFGRPPKMVPPRILK; encoded by the coding sequence ATGAAAGTGGTCCTGGCCGGATACAACGTCGACAGCGTCGTCCTCGACGAGCTCAAGCGGAATTCGCCGACGCGCCAGGACGCGACCCCCGAGACCCTGTCGGCCTCCTACGCCCGGATCTCGCGCGATCCGCGCCCGGTCGACGAGCTGCGGGCCGCGGCCCGGGCCGAGGTCGACCGGAGCCGGCGGTCCAACCAGGCCATCATCTTCAGGATGGGCCACCATTCGGTGGCCGAGCACGCCGTTTTCAACTTCGACGTCATCGGCGTCAGCCGGCTGGCCATCGAGGAGATCGAGCGCTTCCGGCTGATGTCCTTCACCGAAAAGTCCCAGCGCTACATCACGCTCGGCGAGGACTTCGTCGTCCCCGAGGAGGTCCGCCGGGCCGGACTCGAGGGCATTTTCACCGGCGCGGTCCGGGCCCAGAACGCCCTTTACCACAAGCTTTACGCCCGCCTCAAGCCCTTCGTCTTCGCCAAGCACGCCGGCGCCGCGGCCGACCCGCGCAACCACGCCGTCCTCGACGGCTGGGCCAAGGAGGACGCCCGTTATGTCGTCAGCCTGGCCACGGAAGGCCAGCTGGGGCTGACGGCCAACGCCCGCAGCCTCGAGCTCGTCATTCGCCGCTTCGCCGCCAAGGGGCTGGCCGAGCTCCGGGAACTCAACGCCCGGCTCTATGATCTGGCCAAGGAGGCCGCGCCCTCGATCATCCTGTTCACCGACCCAAGCCCGTTCGACGCCGAAACCTATGACGACTTGGCCGGGGCCGCGGCCGCCTGGGGGGAGCCCGGCCGGCGGCCGGCCCGTCGGCGCCGGGCCTCGGCGCCGGGCGTCGTCCTGGCCGGCGCTCCGGCCGACGGCGACCAGCGGGTCATCGCCGCCCTGCTCCATTCGGTCACCCGCTGGCCCTACCGGGAATGCCTGGACCGGGCCGGCCGGGCCAGGCCGGCGGCCCGCCGGGACATCGTCCGCCGGGCCCTGGCCCGGATGGAGTTCTACGATTTCCCGCCCCGGGAATTCGAGCACGCCGATCTCGTCTACGATCTCGTCCTGTCGGCCTCCTGCTTCGCCCAGCTCAAACGGCATCGCATGGCCACGCTGACCTGGCAGCGCTACGATCCCGGCCTGGGCGTCACCGTCCCGCCGTCGGTCCGCGAGGCCGGGGGCGAAAAGGATTTCCTGGAGGTCATCGACCGGACGAACGAGACCCACGCCCGGCTGGAGAAGGAGATCGGGCCGGCCGCCGATTACGTCCTGACCAACGCCCACCGGCGCCGGGCCCTGCTCAAGCTCAACGTCCGGGAGCTCTACCACGTCTCGCGCCTGCGCCAGGATGAGTCGGCCCAGTGGGAGATCCGCGGCCTCGCGGCCGCGATGTCCCGCCAGGCCGCCCGGGTCATGCCGCTGGCCTGTCTCCTGATCGGCGGCAAGGACGCCTATCCGGGGATCTACGCCAAGGTCTTCGGCCGTCCGCCGAAGATGGTCCCGCCCCGGATCCTGAAGTAG
- a CDS encoding RtcB family protein, which translates to MDLRRIDDNTWEIPAEGPMRVPAVIYASARLLDDIRRDQTLVQARNVACLPGLVRRSFVMPDAHQGYGFPIGGVAAFDPDDGIISPGGVGYDINCGVRLLRTDYTEADVGARRRELLAEIFKEVPAGVGKGGVTRLSRAVLRDILARGAEWAVGNGYGWAEDLERTEERGRMKDASVEDVSERALERGVPQLGTLGAGNHFLEIQKVDRIYDQEAARAFGVAAPGQIMVMVHCGSRGLGHQVATDFIEIMENAFGVAGLPDRELVHAPFTSAEGRRYYRAMCAAVNYAFANRQMIAHWIRDVFARVLGSAEGMDQVYDVCHNVAKVEEHEVDGRPRRLVVHRKGATRSFGPGRPEVPAAYRAVGQPVIIPGSMGTASFLLAGTKQAEGLSFASTAHGAGRVMSRHEALRRFRGETIRDDLARRGIELRSTNWKGVAEEAAEAYKDVEEVVRVSNEVGLGRLVARLLPLGVMKG; encoded by the coding sequence ATGGACCTGCGCCGGATCGACGACAACACCTGGGAGATACCGGCCGAGGGCCCGATGCGGGTCCCGGCCGTCATCTACGCCTCGGCCCGCCTCCTCGACGACATCCGGCGGGACCAGACGCTGGTCCAGGCCCGCAACGTCGCCTGCCTGCCGGGCCTGGTCCGCCGGTCCTTCGTCATGCCCGACGCCCACCAGGGCTACGGCTTCCCGATCGGCGGCGTGGCCGCCTTCGACCCAGACGACGGGATCATCTCGCCGGGCGGCGTCGGCTACGACATCAACTGCGGCGTCCGCCTGCTCCGGACGGACTACACGGAGGCGGATGTCGGCGCCAGGCGCCGGGAGCTCCTGGCCGAGATATTCAAGGAAGTGCCGGCCGGGGTGGGCAAGGGCGGCGTGACCAGGCTCAGCCGGGCCGTGCTGCGCGATATCCTGGCCCGCGGGGCGGAGTGGGCCGTCGGGAACGGCTACGGCTGGGCCGAGGACCTGGAGCGGACCGAGGAGCGCGGCCGGATGAAGGACGCGTCCGTCGAGGACGTTTCCGAGCGGGCCCTGGAGCGGGGCGTCCCCCAGCTCGGGACGCTCGGCGCGGGCAACCATTTCCTGGAGATCCAGAAGGTCGACCGGATCTACGACCAGGAAGCGGCCCGGGCCTTCGGGGTCGCGGCCCCGGGCCAGATCATGGTCATGGTCCACTGCGGCAGCCGCGGCCTGGGCCACCAGGTGGCGACCGATTTCATCGAGATCATGGAGAACGCCTTCGGCGTGGCCGGGCTGCCCGACCGCGAGCTCGTCCACGCCCCGTTCACGTCGGCCGAGGGCCGGCGCTATTACCGGGCCATGTGCGCCGCGGTCAACTACGCCTTCGCCAACCGCCAGATGATCGCCCACTGGATCAGGGACGTCTTCGCCAGGGTCCTGGGCAGCGCCGAGGGCATGGACCAGGTCTACGACGTCTGCCACAACGTGGCCAAGGTCGAGGAGCACGAAGTCGACGGCCGGCCGCGGCGGCTCGTCGTCCACCGCAAGGGCGCGACGCGCAGCTTCGGGCCGGGCCGGCCCGAGGTCCCGGCGGCCTACCGGGCCGTCGGCCAGCCGGTCATCATCCCCGGCAGCATGGGCACGGCCTCGTTCCTCCTGGCCGGGACGAAGCAGGCCGAGGGCCTGAGCTTCGCCTCGACCGCCCACGGCGCCGGCCGGGTCATGTCGCGGCACGAGGCCCTGCGGCGCTTCCGCGGCGAGACGATCCGCGACGATCTGGCCCGGCGGGGCATCGAGCTCCGGTCGACGAACTGGAAGGGCGTCGCCGAGGAGGCGGCCGAGGCCTACAAGGACGTCGAGGAGGTCGTGCGCGTCTCGAACGAGGTCGGCCTGGGCCGCCTCGTCGCCAGGCTCCTGCCGCTCGGGGTCATGAAGGGCTGA
- the purL gene encoding phosphoribosylformylglycinamidine synthase subunit PurL translates to MIDKSVLDRHNLTEDEYKLIVELIGKEPNLTELGIFSVMWSEHCGYKSSRVHLKKFPTDGKHVVQGPGENAGVLDIGDGQVVVFKIESHNHPSYIEPYQGAATGVGGILRDIFTMGARPIAVLDSLRFGPPDDPKNRSIMEGVVSGIAGYGNSIGVPTVGGEVYFDPCYALNPLVNVFCLGLADKDKIFYAKAEGAGNKVLYVGAKTGRDGIHGATMASAEFGKDTEQKRPNVQVGDPFKEKLLVEACLEVMDRDLIVGIQDMGAAGLTCSTTEMAAKGGMGVVLDLDKVPQRESGMTPYEILLSESQERMLIVAEPGKVAAVQAAFAKWDLDAPVVGEVVEGGRARISFKGEVVVDIPVDAVVNLCPAYNRPIAAPAPPPPLPPLETLAAPGDLNQALLTVLASPTVADKEWIFRQYDHMVQVNTVFLPGADAAVLRIKGSKKALAMTLDGNGLYTRLDPRTGARIAVAEACRNLACVGARPIGVTNCLNFGNPEKPEVMGQFEQAVNGIAEACRTFAIPVTGGNVSFYNDTEGLSIHPTPVLGVVGLIDDVGRAVRPGFRAAGDAVVLVGETLGELGGSEYLRAVHGLEAGAPPAIDLEREKRHQEFLLEAIEAGLVRSAHDLAEGGLAVALAECAFHGDGRIGCAVELDGGGMRDDVLLFSETQSRVLVTCRKADLARFLEMAEGRGVPARAIGRAGGTALIVSRRGREILHISVDAAFHAWKDSLPAYFKVRT, encoded by the coding sequence ATGATCGATAAATCCGTCCTCGACCGGCATAACCTGACCGAAGACGAGTACAAGCTCATCGTCGAGCTGATCGGCAAGGAGCCGAACCTGACCGAGCTCGGCATCTTCTCGGTCATGTGGTCCGAGCACTGCGGCTACAAGAGCTCGCGCGTCCATCTCAAGAAGTTCCCGACCGATGGCAAGCACGTCGTCCAGGGGCCCGGCGAGAACGCCGGCGTCCTGGACATCGGCGACGGCCAGGTCGTCGTCTTCAAGATCGAGTCCCACAACCACCCGTCGTACATCGAGCCCTACCAGGGCGCGGCCACGGGCGTCGGCGGCATCCTCCGGGACATCTTCACCATGGGCGCCCGGCCGATCGCCGTCCTGGACTCGCTGCGCTTCGGCCCGCCCGACGACCCGAAGAACCGCTCGATCATGGAGGGCGTCGTTTCCGGCATCGCCGGCTACGGCAACTCGATCGGCGTCCCGACCGTCGGCGGCGAGGTCTATTTCGATCCCTGCTACGCCCTCAACCCGCTGGTCAACGTCTTCTGCCTCGGCCTGGCCGACAAGGACAAGATCTTCTACGCCAAGGCCGAGGGGGCCGGCAACAAGGTCCTCTACGTCGGGGCCAAGACCGGCCGCGACGGCATCCACGGCGCGACCATGGCCTCGGCCGAGTTCGGCAAGGACACGGAGCAGAAGCGCCCCAACGTCCAGGTCGGCGACCCGTTCAAGGAAAAGCTCCTGGTCGAGGCCTGCCTCGAGGTCATGGACCGCGACCTCATCGTCGGCATCCAGGACATGGGCGCGGCCGGCCTGACCTGCTCGACGACCGAGATGGCGGCCAAGGGCGGCATGGGCGTCGTCCTCGACCTCGACAAGGTGCCCCAGCGCGAAAGCGGCATGACCCCCTACGAGATCCTGCTCTCGGAGTCGCAGGAGCGCATGCTCATCGTGGCCGAGCCCGGGAAGGTCGCCGCCGTCCAGGCGGCCTTCGCCAAGTGGGACCTCGACGCGCCGGTCGTCGGCGAGGTCGTCGAGGGCGGCCGGGCCCGCATCTCGTTCAAGGGCGAGGTCGTCGTCGACATCCCGGTCGACGCCGTGGTCAACCTCTGCCCGGCCTACAACCGGCCCATCGCCGCGCCCGCCCCTCCCCCGCCCCTTCCGCCGCTCGAGACGCTGGCCGCGCCCGGCGACCTCAATCAGGCCCTGCTCACGGTCCTGGCCTCGCCCACCGTCGCCGACAAGGAGTGGATCTTCCGCCAGTACGATCACATGGTCCAGGTCAACACGGTCTTCCTGCCCGGGGCCGACGCGGCCGTGCTCCGCATCAAGGGCTCGAAGAAGGCTCTGGCCATGACCCTGGACGGCAACGGGCTCTACACCCGGCTCGACCCCCGGACCGGGGCCCGGATCGCCGTGGCCGAGGCTTGCCGCAACCTGGCCTGCGTCGGCGCCCGGCCGATCGGCGTCACCAACTGCCTGAACTTCGGCAATCCCGAGAAGCCCGAGGTCATGGGCCAGTTCGAGCAGGCCGTCAACGGCATCGCCGAGGCCTGCCGGACCTTCGCCATCCCGGTCACCGGCGGCAACGTCAGCTTCTATAACGACACCGAGGGGCTGTCCATCCATCCGACCCCGGTCCTGGGCGTCGTCGGCCTCATCGACGACGTCGGCCGGGCCGTCCGGCCGGGCTTCCGGGCCGCCGGCGACGCCGTGGTGCTGGTCGGCGAGACGCTCGGCGAGCTCGGCGGCTCGGAATACCTCCGGGCCGTCCACGGCCTCGAGGCCGGCGCGCCGCCGGCGATCGACCTCGAACGGGAAAAGCGCCACCAGGAGTTCCTGCTCGAGGCCATCGAGGCCGGGCTCGTCCGTTCGGCCCACGACCTCGCGGAGGGCGGGCTGGCCGTGGCCCTGGCCGAATGCGCGTTCCACGGCGACGGCCGGATCGGCTGCGCCGTCGAGCTCGACGGCGGCGGGATGCGGGACGACGTCCTCCTCTTCAGCGAGACCCAGTCCCGCGTCCTGGTCACCTGCCGGAAGGCCGATCTGGCCCGGTTCCTGGAGATGGCCGAGGGACGCGGCGTGCCGGCCCGGGCCATCGGCCGCGCCGGCGGGACGGCCCTGATCGTCAGCCGGCGGGGACGGGAGATCCTGCATATTTCGGTCGACGCGGCCTTCCATGCCTGGAAGGACAGCCTGCCGGCCTATTTCAAGGTCCGGACCTAG